The proteins below are encoded in one region of Deltaproteobacteria bacterium:
- a CDS encoding type II toxin-antitoxin system Phd/YefM family antitoxin, with protein sequence MNISTDIKPVTYLKAKAADLLKQINETRRPVIITQNGEPRAVLQDPKSYENMRNAIGILKLISQGEGGIRNGRVKSQENVFKNIEVSLKEKLK encoded by the coding sequence ATGAATATTTCAACAGATATAAAGCCAGTTACTTACCTTAAGGCAAAAGCGGCCGATCTGCTTAAGCAAATCAACGAAACCCGCCGCCCCGTCATCATAACACAAAATGGGGAACCGAGAGCGGTGCTTCAAGATCCTAAAAGCTATGAAAACATGCGTAACGCAATTGGCATACTAAAGCTTATCTCGCAGGGTGAAGGGGGTATAAGGAACGGGAGGGTAAAATCTCAGGAGAATGTTTTCAAAAATATTGAAGTCTCGCTGAAAGAGAAGCTTAAATGA
- a CDS encoding type II toxin-antitoxin system RelE/ParE family toxin yields the protein MSRKYDIIWAGVAENDLEKIIEYISTDSPANALSTLKKIKQKASSLYTLPERGRTVPELQDQDILIYRELIVPPWRIIYRISEMKVYVLSVLDARQNVEDILLKRLIYHE from the coding sequence ATGAGCCGAAAGTATGACATTATTTGGGCTGGTGTTGCGGAAAATGATTTAGAAAAGATTATTGAATATATTTCAACAGACAGTCCCGCCAATGCATTAAGCACATTAAAAAAGATAAAACAAAAAGCTTCCAGTCTTTATACGCTTCCCGAAAGAGGCCGCACAGTACCTGAACTTCAAGATCAAGACATCCTGATATATCGTGAATTGATCGTCCCACCATGGAGAATTATATACAGGATATCAGAGATGAAAGTTTATGTTTTATCTGTTTTGGATGCAAGGCAGAATGTTGAAGATATCCTTCTGAAAAGATTGATCTATCATGAGTAG
- a CDS encoding type II toxin-antitoxin system Phd/YefM family antitoxin has translation MPVLTASEARAKLYRLIDETSASHQPILITGKRGNAVLVSEEDWRSIQETLHLLSIPGIRESIVEGLRTPVSECEKEIDW, from the coding sequence ATGCCGGTATTAACAGCAAGCGAAGCCAGAGCTAAATTGTATAGACTCATTGATGAAACATCCGCCTCTCATCAACCGATTCTGATCACGGGCAAACGGGGAAATGCGGTGCTTGTTTCCGAAGAAGATTGGCGTTCCATCCAGGAAACTTTGCATTTATTGTCAATCCCGGGAATACGGGAATCGATAGTTGAGGGTTTACGTACACCAGTCAGTGAATGTGAAAAGGAAATCGACTGGTGA
- a CDS encoding Txe/YoeB family addiction module toxin: protein MRWQIVYTKQAQRDAKKVSAAGLREKALEIIQILSENPFQTIPPYEKLIGDLSGAYSRRINIQHRIVYQVMEKERIVKIIRMWTHYE, encoded by the coding sequence GTGAGATGGCAAATTGTGTATACAAAACAGGCGCAAAGGGACGCAAAAAAAGTATCCGCTGCCGGCCTGCGCGAGAAGGCTTTAGAAATAATCCAAATATTATCTGAAAATCCTTTCCAGACCATACCCCCTTATGAAAAATTAATCGGTGACCTGTCAGGTGCATATTCTCGAAGAATCAACATTCAACATCGAATAGTATATCAAGTTATGGAAAAAGAGAGAATCGTAAAAATTATCAGGATGTGGACCCATTATGAATAA
- a CDS encoding BrnT family toxin, which yields MSFEFDSENSDNNKKKHGIDFLDAQALWDDSDYIIIPAITIDEPRFLVVGKIEDKHWSGVITYRNESVRIISVRRSRKEEIDIYEG from the coding sequence ATGAGTTTTGAGTTTGATTCCGAAAATAGCGACAATAATAAAAAGAAGCATGGGATCGACTTTCTCGACGCACAGGCGCTGTGGGATGATTCCGATTACATTATAATTCCTGCCATAACGATTGATGAACCAAGATTTCTGGTTGTCGGAAAGATAGAAGATAAACATTGGTCAGGTGTTATAACGTACCGAAACGAAAGCGTAAGGATAATTTCGGTTCGACGGTCTAGAAAAGAGGAGATTGATATATATGAAGGCTAA
- a CDS encoding CopG family antitoxin, with product MKAKEFDKKFDEGEDITKYLDVSKARRPEQEQKRVNVDFPLWMIHQLDKEAKRLGVPRQSIIKVWVAERLKKAS from the coding sequence ATGAAGGCTAAGGAATTCGATAAAAAATTTGATGAAGGTGAGGATATTACAAAATATCTTGATGTTTCGAAAGCCCGAAGGCCTGAACAGGAACAGAAAAGAGTGAATGTGGATTTCCCTCTATGGATGATTCACCAGTTGGACAAAGAGGCAAAACGCCTGGGGGTACCGCGGCAGTCCATCATTAAAGTATGGGTTGCGGAACGACTAAAAAAAGCATCCTGA
- a CDS encoding VOC family protein codes for MQFTFAHNNFNVLNLEKSLSFYRESLQLTEVRRREAPDGSFILVFLGDGQTPHQLELTWLKDRQEPYNLGDNEFHLAFTVDDFAGAHALHEEMGCIYYENKDMGIYFINDPDDYWIEILPRKK; via the coding sequence ATGCAATTCACTTTCGCGCACAATAATTTCAATGTACTCAATTTGGAGAAAAGCCTCTCCTTTTACCGGGAGTCGCTGCAACTGACCGAAGTGAGAAGGCGTGAAGCGCCGGACGGGAGTTTCATTCTCGTCTTTCTCGGCGACGGTCAGACACCGCACCAGCTTGAGTTGACCTGGCTCAAAGACAGGCAGGAGCCTTACAATCTCGGTGATAACGAATTTCACCTGGCCTTCACGGTTGATGATTTTGCGGGCGCCCATGCCCTCCATGAAGAGATGGGCTGTATCTACTACGAAAACAAGGACATGGGAATCTACTTTATCAACGATCCGGATGACTATTGGATCGAAATCCTGCCAAGAAAAAAATGA
- a CDS encoding DEAD/DEAH box helicase has translation MTFKELHIDKRILKAITEMGFETPMPVQEEVIPFLLQETRDLVALAHTGTGKTAAFGIPIIQKVDQFSSKTQALILAPTRELCLQITDDLNRLAKHMGGLHIVPIYGGASILTQIRQISSGAQIIVATPGRMLDMLKRRKVDVSAISWLVLDEADEMLNMGFKEDLNAILSGTPDNKRVLLFSATMAKEIEGIAQSYMNKPVAITIGLKNTGAENVHHQYYVVHAKDRYIALKRIADYYPDIYSIIFCRTKIETQEIADSLIKDGYNADALHGDLSQPQRDSVMNRFRSRNLQMLVATDVAARGIDVVDLTHIINYNLPDDPEYYTHRSGRTGRAGKSGISIVIVNLKEIFKIKQIEKQIRKKFELVKIPTGSEVCEKQLYHLVDKVKNTEIQHQEIGDFLPAVYEKLKGISKEEIIQRFVSAEFNRFLSYYRNAPDINVDLKKREGSSGPVRLFVNIGQMERFTPKSLKIYLVETAKVANLRIINVDVMKSCSFFETDSGQAEPLIAAFNKIKFKNRRVQIEYAGRRSSKEKGNKGYSKSRDFSSSKKRARRY, from the coding sequence ATGACATTTAAAGAATTACACATAGACAAAAGGATTTTAAAGGCAATAACTGAAATGGGATTTGAAACACCGATGCCTGTTCAAGAAGAGGTTATCCCTTTTCTATTGCAAGAGACAAGGGACTTAGTCGCGTTGGCTCATACGGGAACAGGTAAGACAGCAGCGTTCGGGATACCCATTATTCAAAAGGTTGATCAATTCTCATCAAAAACACAAGCCTTAATACTTGCCCCCACAAGGGAGCTTTGTTTGCAGATCACCGACGATTTAAACCGTTTGGCGAAACACATGGGCGGTTTACATATTGTGCCTATCTATGGAGGTGCAAGTATTTTGACGCAGATACGGCAGATTTCTTCAGGCGCTCAGATCATTGTGGCCACGCCCGGCAGAATGCTTGATATGCTGAAGCGGAGAAAAGTGGATGTGTCTGCCATCAGTTGGCTGGTGCTGGATGAAGCAGATGAAATGCTGAACATGGGATTTAAGGAAGATTTGAACGCGATATTGTCCGGGACTCCCGACAATAAAAGAGTTTTGTTGTTTTCAGCGACAATGGCTAAGGAAATTGAAGGTATAGCGCAGAGCTATATGAATAAGCCCGTTGCTATTACGATTGGTTTAAAAAATACGGGGGCTGAAAATGTTCACCATCAGTACTATGTCGTACATGCCAAGGACAGATATATCGCATTAAAAAGGATTGCTGATTATTATCCTGATATTTATTCGATTATTTTCTGCAGAACAAAAATAGAAACACAGGAAATTGCCGATTCGCTTATAAAAGACGGTTATAATGCGGACGCATTGCACGGAGATCTTTCTCAGCCGCAGAGGGATAGCGTCATGAACCGTTTTAGAAGCAGAAATCTTCAAATGCTTGTGGCAACCGATGTTGCTGCAAGAGGAATTGATGTTGTGGATTTAACGCATATTATCAATTATAACCTCCCGGACGATCCTGAATATTATACCCACCGCAGTGGACGTACAGGGAGAGCCGGTAAGTCAGGTATTTCCATTGTTATTGTTAATTTAAAAGAAATTTTTAAAATTAAACAGATAGAAAAACAGATACGAAAGAAATTTGAGCTGGTTAAAATACCTACGGGAAGTGAAGTTTGCGAAAAACAACTGTATCATCTCGTCGATAAAGTAAAGAACACAGAGATTCAGCATCAGGAAATCGGTGATTTTTTACCTGCTGTCTATGAGAAACTAAAAGGAATCAGCAAGGAAGAAATCATTCAGCGATTTGTCTCTGCTGAGTTTAACCGCTTTTTAAGCTATTACCGAAATGCTCCGGACATCAACGTTGACTTAAAAAAAAGAGAAGGGAGCTCAGGTCCCGTGCGTCTCTTTGTGAATATCGGGCAGATGGAAAGATTCACTCCAAAAAGTCTTAAAATATACCTCGTAGAAACGGCAAAAGTGGCGAATCTCCGTATTATCAATGTTGATGTCATGAAAAGTTGTTCTTTCTTTGAAACAGATTCGGGGCAGGCAGAGCCTCTTATCGCTGCATTCAATAAAATAAAATTCAAAAACCGCCGGGTGCAGATCGAGTATGCCGGCAGAAGAAGCAGTAAAGAAAAGGGAAACAAAGGGTATTCAAAATCCAGAGATTTCTCTTCCTCAAAGAAAAGAGCAAGGAGATATTAA
- a CDS encoding YwbE family protein, with amino-acid sequence MNGNNRSNIKPGVHVKVVQKQDQFSGKLSEGIVKDILTKSASHPHGIKVRLQSGIVGRVKEILMPEYDNSRT; translated from the coding sequence ATGAATGGAAATAACCGATCAAACATTAAACCCGGAGTGCATGTGAAGGTCGTCCAGAAGCAGGATCAATTCAGCGGTAAACTGTCTGAAGGTATCGTCAAGGATATTCTCACGAAATCAGCCAGTCACCCCCACGGCATCAAGGTGCGCCTGCAAAGCGGCATAGTAGGCAGGGTCAAAGAAATTTTGATGCCTGAATATGATAATTCAAGGACATGA
- the queF gene encoding preQ(1) synthase translates to MTNKTKKSDLDGLTLLGRDSKPTKKLETFPNRHPERDYVVTLKTEEFTCVCPATGQPDFAKLTIQYVPDKKIVESKSLKLYLWSYRDEGVFHEHVTNVILDDLVSVLKPRWCKVTADFAVRGGISITVEAEYKK, encoded by the coding sequence ATGACAAATAAGACCAAGAAATCGGATCTCGACGGGCTGACTTTGTTAGGTCGTGACTCCAAACCGACAAAAAAATTAGAAACCTTCCCGAACCGCCATCCGGAGAGGGATTATGTTGTAACACTCAAGACAGAAGAGTTTACCTGTGTCTGTCCTGCTACGGGGCAACCCGATTTTGCAAAGTTAACGATTCAGTACGTCCCGGATAAGAAGATTGTCGAATCTAAATCTCTGAAGCTGTATCTGTGGTCTTATCGTGATGAGGGTGTCTTTCATGAGCACGTGACCAATGTAATTCTTGATGATCTTGTTTCCGTACTGAAGCCCCGGTGGTGCAAGGTAACGGCGGATTTCGCGGTTCGCGGGGGGATTTCCATTACCGTCGAGGCAGAGTATAAGAAGTGA
- a CDS encoding LysE family transporter, producing the protein MWELVTIFFSSFVIAFSGAMMPGPLLTATISESSQRGFLAGPLLIVGHGILELLLLAALVLGLAPFLQRDAVFVVVAILGGVILIWMAVGMFRALPTLSLSMKTEETKRGSLVIDGVLFSIANPYWFIWWATIGFGYVLYSWRYGMAGIAFFFTGHILADFVWYSAVSAAVGKGRSLFTDRFYRGLIGSCAVVLILFACYFFFAGVQKIIT; encoded by the coding sequence ATGTGGGAACTTGTCACTATCTTCTTTTCTTCTTTTGTCATTGCCTTTTCCGGTGCGATGATGCCGGGGCCGCTGCTTACCGCTACGATCAGTGAAAGCTCGCAAAGAGGCTTTCTCGCGGGGCCTTTGCTTATTGTCGGTCACGGTATCCTGGAACTCCTGTTGCTGGCTGCACTGGTGTTAGGGTTGGCTCCATTTCTGCAACGCGATGCAGTTTTTGTTGTTGTGGCTATTTTGGGGGGAGTTATATTGATCTGGATGGCGGTGGGAATGTTCCGTGCCCTTCCTACCTTAAGCCTTTCGATGAAGACGGAAGAGACGAAGCGTGGTTCTCTCGTAATAGACGGCGTTCTTTTCAGCATCGCGAATCCATACTGGTTCATCTGGTGGGCTACAATCGGATTCGGGTATGTCCTGTATAGCTGGCGGTATGGTATGGCAGGCATCGCTTTTTTCTTTACGGGACACATTCTCGCCGATTTCGTTTGGTATTCCGCTGTCTCCGCGGCCGTGGGGAAGGGAAGGAGTCTTTTTACTGATCGTTTCTATAGAGGACTCATTGGAAGCTGTGCGGTTGTGCTGATTCTTTTTGCATGCTATTTTTTCTTCGCCGGTGTACAAAAAATAATTACCTGA
- the coaE gene encoding dephospho-CoA kinase (Dephospho-CoA kinase (CoaE) performs the final step in coenzyme A biosynthesis.), producing MLNVGFTGGIASGKSTVAKMFLEKGAYLIDFDKLAHFVEEPDQQAWKAIVDFFGSDILNEDRTINRVKLGLLVFTDREKLSKLNSIVHPAVFDEWRRRSEDIRERNPQAIVISDVPLLIEVGMQNMFDVVVLVHASPEDQIQRLMERNGLSREDAVRRLSSQMPIDEKRAYADLVIDNHDSLEATRRIVNDVWKDLMEREKKIRLQL from the coding sequence ATGTTGAACGTGGGTTTCACAGGTGGAATTGCCTCAGGAAAATCAACTGTAGCGAAAATGTTTCTGGAGAAGGGCGCTTATCTGATTGACTTCGATAAGCTGGCCCATTTCGTGGAGGAACCCGATCAACAGGCATGGAAGGCTATTGTTGATTTTTTTGGATCGGATATACTGAATGAAGACCGGACAATCAACAGGGTAAAGCTTGGGTTGCTTGTCTTTACAGACAGGGAAAAGCTCTCCAAACTCAACAGCATTGTTCACCCCGCTGTTTTCGATGAATGGAGGCGGCGAAGTGAAGACATCCGGGAAAGAAATCCTCAGGCCATTGTTATATCCGATGTTCCCCTGCTTATCGAAGTGGGGATGCAGAATATGTTCGATGTAGTTGTTTTAGTACATGCCTCTCCGGAGGATCAGATTCAGCGGCTGATGGAGAGAAATGGATTAAGCAGGGAAGATGCAGTAAGGAGACTTTCCTCACAGATGCCCATCGATGAAAAGAGGGCATATGCCGATCTAGTTATCGATAATCATGACTCCTTAGAGGCGACCCGCAGAATCGTCAATGATGTATGGAAAGATCTCATGGAAAGGGAGAAGAAAATTCGTCTTCAATTGTAA
- a CDS encoding type III pantothenate kinase, translating into MLLVIDVGNTNTVLGLYDGDELVHDWRIRTVVDHTVDEYGMLIFNLYKNSRIQPRVIKDIIISCVAPTMLNILEPLCKKYFNITPLIVGPGIKTGMPILYDNPREVGADRIVNAVAAYEKYGGDVIIVDFGTATTFDYVSKKGEYMGGCISPGIMIASEALFSKAAKLPRVELSRPKSVIGKDTVSSMQAGILFGYASLVDGLVDRIKSEVKSNPRVIATGGLAKVIAAETKSIDIVDEMLTLEGLRILYNRNCVI; encoded by the coding sequence ATGCTTTTAGTTATCGACGTTGGAAATACCAATACGGTCCTTGGTTTGTATGACGGGGACGAACTGGTTCACGACTGGAGGATCAGGACTGTTGTTGATCATACTGTTGATGAGTACGGTATGTTGATTTTCAATCTCTATAAAAACAGCAGGATTCAACCGCGGGTCATCAAGGATATCATTATTTCATGCGTTGCCCCTACAATGCTCAACATTCTTGAACCTCTCTGTAAAAAATATTTCAATATCACGCCTCTCATTGTCGGGCCAGGCATTAAAACCGGGATGCCGATCCTGTATGATAACCCGAGAGAAGTGGGAGCGGACCGGATTGTCAATGCCGTTGCGGCATACGAAAAGTACGGGGGGGATGTTATAATTGTTGATTTCGGCACCGCTACTACCTTTGATTATGTATCGAAAAAAGGGGAATACATGGGCGGATGCATATCACCGGGCATCATGATAGCGAGTGAAGCCCTCTTCAGCAAAGCGGCGAAACTCCCGAGGGTAGAACTCAGCAGGCCGAAATCCGTTATCGGTAAGGATACGGTGAGCAGTATGCAGGCAGGCATATTGTTCGGTTATGCAAGTCTCGTGGACGGTCTTGTTGATCGTATTAAATCGGAAGTCAAGTCGAACCCGAGGGTTATAGCAACCGGGGGACTTGCGAAAGTCATCGCAGCAGAAACAAAAAGCATTGATATTGTCGATGAAATGCTCACTTTGGAAGGGCTCCGAATTCTCTATAATCGAAATTGTGTAATATAG
- a CDS encoding biotin--[acetyl-CoA-carboxylase] ligase has protein sequence MDFNEQSLAVRLSEKRIGNCIHFFKEVDSTNDVAFKLALGGVPEGTVVIADCQTRGKGRLKRQWQSPPGCNLYTSIVLRPKIDPIFAPQITLMTGVAVADLLSGYCSGDVTLKWPNDVQIRGKKVCGILTEMRASATEGVAFVVVGVGINVNIERVDFDESFRDIATSLTDEAGVKISRLDLTVKLFDNFENHYTRLLNEGFGSIKDMWLNYSDMVGRCIKVVFNDDVKAGEVQGIDDFGALIISDENDVIRRVIAGDATIMKG, from the coding sequence ATGGATTTCAATGAACAATCCCTGGCTGTCCGTCTTTCAGAGAAGCGGATAGGAAATTGTATCCACTTCTTTAAGGAAGTAGATTCAACCAACGACGTCGCTTTCAAACTTGCCCTCGGTGGTGTTCCTGAGGGAACTGTCGTCATCGCAGACTGTCAGACCAGGGGAAAAGGCCGTCTGAAACGGCAATGGCAATCTCCTCCCGGTTGTAATCTGTATACTTCCATCGTGTTGAGGCCTAAGATTGATCCCATTTTTGCCCCCCAGATTACGCTTATGACCGGTGTTGCCGTTGCCGATCTTTTATCCGGGTACTGTTCGGGAGATGTAACGCTCAAATGGCCGAATGATGTTCAGATCAGGGGCAAAAAGGTGTGTGGCATCCTGACAGAGATGCGGGCTTCTGCAACTGAAGGAGTGGCCTTCGTTGTCGTAGGCGTCGGCATTAATGTTAACATAGAACGGGTTGATTTTGACGAGTCATTTCGTGATATCGCCACGTCACTTACGGATGAGGCGGGGGTGAAAATTTCTCGACTTGATTTAACGGTAAAATTATTCGATAATTTTGAAAATCACTATACCCGGCTTCTCAATGAAGGGTTTGGTTCCATTAAAGATATGTGGCTTAACTACTCAGATATGGTCGGGAGGTGCATTAAGGTGGTATTTAACGATGATGTAAAGGCAGGAGAGGTTCAAGGTATTGATGATTTTGGGGCTCTCATTATTTCAGATGAAAATGATGTAATCAGAAGGGTCATCGCCGGAGATGCCACAATTATGAAGGGATAA
- the nadC gene encoding carboxylating nicotinate-nucleotide diphosphorylase — MLQKHIIRGLIRLALEEDIGTGDVTTAAVLTGAEAGKAKAIAKADIVVAGIDVFKEAFLFLDNSLQFTGYCEDGHKVEKGEVLAEISGLLGSILTAERVALNLFQRMCGIATFTRRYVDEVKGTRAKILDTRKTAPGLRYFDKYAVRIGGGFNHRFGLYDGVLIKDNHIAAAGGISQALDRVRGRFPHTLKVEIEVKNLQEVEEALISGADVIMLDNMTIEDMRKAVASVNGKVSLEASGNVTLANVRQIAETGVDFISVGALTHSVPASDISLMIE; from the coding sequence ATGTTGCAAAAGCATATCATACGCGGGTTAATCCGGTTGGCCCTTGAAGAAGATATCGGCACAGGTGATGTTACGACAGCCGCAGTGCTGACCGGTGCAGAGGCCGGCAAGGCGAAGGCTATCGCCAAGGCTGATATTGTTGTAGCCGGCATCGATGTCTTTAAAGAGGCCTTTCTTTTCCTGGATAACAGCTTGCAATTTACCGGCTATTGTGAAGACGGGCATAAGGTGGAGAAGGGCGAAGTTCTGGCAGAGATATCCGGACTTCTTGGCAGCATCCTGACGGCTGAGAGGGTGGCGCTTAATTTATTTCAGAGGATGTGCGGCATTGCGACGTTTACGAGACGATATGTTGATGAGGTTAAAGGAACACGGGCAAAAATTCTCGATACAAGAAAAACGGCGCCGGGTCTCAGATACTTCGATAAGTATGCCGTGAGAATTGGCGGCGGTTTCAACCATCGCTTTGGCCTGTATGACGGTGTTTTGATCAAAGACAACCATATTGCGGCGGCAGGCGGTATCTCCCAGGCACTCGACAGGGTTCGCGGCCGCTTCCCCCATACCCTGAAAGTGGAAATTGAAGTCAAAAATCTTCAAGAAGTTGAGGAAGCCCTTATTTCCGGTGCGGATGTAATAATGTTAGACAATATGACTATCGAAGATATGAGAAAGGCAGTTGCATCCGTCAACGGAAAGGTGTCTCTTGAGGCCTCCGGCAATGTTACTCTCGCGAATGTGAGACAGATTGCCGAAACGGGAGTTGATTTCATTTCCGTGGGTGCTCTTACCCATTCAGTGCCGGCATCCGATATATCCCTGATGATCGAATAA